ATTGAATGGCACTGATAAAGCCATGCTTCTCTGTGAGTGTGAGGGCTCTCCATTCTCGCCGGATTGGCGGGCTTGTACAGCCGGCCTGCTTGGCCGGGCGCTCCTCGATCGGGGCCAATACGACCCAAACAACGAAGCCAAGGGATACTATGGCAGAAAAGCACAAGAAAAATGGTCTCAGACGAGCCCGCAAGCTAGAATCCACCGTTAGGGCTGCGTGAACCATTTGGATGCAGGGCTCAAGTAAGACTGTTTCTCACTTTGCGACGAAGCTTGTGTGTGCAGAGACCTTGATGCTTTGGCTCTCAGAGTCTGAATTCCCAAGAGCAGTATAATTCGGCTCCGGTCCCAACGATGGTAGCCTCATGGTTGACGCCTAGGCATTTCATACGAGTCGACGACTCCCTCTCCATCTAGTTGTTTACTGACTCTCCCGCATGCCGCGCTCCGTGTGTCCTTGATGTACCGAATTCACGACTCGGACTCCCTCCTCCCATCTGCTCCACACCAAGGCAGGCGCTTTTTGGTGCCCGGGGCCAACCGTTTGGCACAATCTTGCCGCTTCGGGACGAAATGCGCCAGACGTCTGCGGGCTCTCATGCAGCCCATCTTGGGAGCGGGAGCGCCTTGCCGCTTGGGGACCTTTCTGCGCCAAACTTTTGACGCAGCCCTCCCCTCGATGAATGAAGCGAGACAGATTCGGCCATAGTCTTGGCCGGAGAGATGCTCAAACCTTGGCGCCCGGCTGGTGTCGCATCGACACAAGAGCCGTTCAGAAAcatggctgctgcggccgcggcccATGCCGTCGCAGGGTCCATGTAGTTCTCCGCCGTGAAGAAGAGACGGCAGTCGGCCGGCTCGTACATGAATTGGAGCGGTATCGAGTCGTCTCCTGGGCTGTACGCGTTGCAGATGTTGATGCCACTTTGCTCGTATGTGTCGAGACGGAGTGGCAAGTCTCGTAGCGGAAGCGGCGCCAGCTCGTTGAATCTCTGCATTTCTGCCCGCGAGAGGATTGGAGAATCTGTCTGCAGAGCCGCGAGAGCCAGGTGGCGCGCGCGCTCAACGTACTCGCTGATGGTATCCAAAGCCCAGTATTGAGCTCCCCTTACGCCGCCAACGGCCTGCATCAGCCCGTGGCGAGGTCTTCCCCCAAAGACAATGCTTCTCACGCCCTGTTCCTTGAGCAGATGGGCGACAACGGAACATGTAGACGCACACTGGCCGTCCGTCATCTGTGCAGGTCAAAAAAGAGAAGCGTTAGCCATGGCCCAAACCAGCGCTCCGTCGGGCATCGGGTCCCGTACCAAGATGATATTATTGGCAGGAAATAGCTGCACTTCTGGAAACAGCGGGATGTCGCCGTAGCCACTGATGGGATCGCTCGAGGTAGAGCCGAGGTTGAAATCAAAGACACCGGACATACTAGACATTTGGTCCCCCATAATCTCGTGCGGCCCGTAAACGTCTCCCCAAGAGCCCATCTTTGTTGTTCCGTCGATGCCCACCGCAAGCGGCGCGACAAATGGGAGATCCAGCGTGACGTTTTCCTGTTTGTGTGTTTCTGAGAAGATGCGCCCCATGAAGTCGATGAGCTCGGTCGCTCGGAATCTAGTGGCAGGGTATATCGGCTTGTCCGGGAACAAGACTCGGAATAGGTTGAACCCTGCGGCAATATCTCCGCCAAGATTACCCGACATGTCCAGAATAAGCTTCCTCTTGCCATCTGCCGCAGCCTGCATCACAAACCGGCCCACGACAGAGGCAAAGCGGGTGGCGTTTTGACCAACACGAAAGTCGGATACCTGAAGAACGGCAACATCTTCACAGCCCGCGCCATCTAGATAGTAACCACGAGCGCGGTCACGCTGCTCACCAACGATTGGATCTGGAAATACTGAGGCACCGCTTGGAGGAGCCTCTAGTTGCGGAGAGATGCCATAGGTACCTCCATATGACCCAAAAGCAGAACCGGAGTCTGGATGCGGGACGCACGCTGCTTCAAACAGTGACTTGCCATCAGGATAGTTCATTGGGCCATTTGAATGTGGCCAGGACGCCGTAGTCTTGACAGTGACGGTCGTTCCGTTGGAAAATAATAGGCGATTCGAAGCACCAGGCCACAAGCCCAGCAATGACGTCCACGCGCCCCCGGAGTATTTGCCAGAGAAGTTGGCAGAAGGAGACGCAAATAGATGATTATACCTGCAGCCATGTCAGTGCCTTCTTGACCCCATTTTATGAGCAAGAGAAGCCACCCAACTAACCGGGCATCCGGGTCCTGGTAGCCAAGCTTGATGGCATAATTGGCCTCCAGGAAGTAAGCAGCTTCGACGCCGTTGATTTCTACAAGAGGCGAAACCTCAGGAAATCCAGCAAGCTTGAGCTTAGCATCCTCTTGATGGTGGAGTTAGTCTCGTCTTGTATCATCGTCAGTTACCCAAGGCAGAACATACGGAAAGTGAATATACTGGGAAGCTCTAGTCCATCCGTGGATAGAGAGACGAGAGGCGGTGGGTGCTCGAAGTGCATAATGCGCTGGGAACAGAGCGACAAGGTGAGATGGCCATCGTTTGCCTTGGATATGGATCTGCCCAGGTCCCAGTCAAAGTCAAACTGCGACGAGTAAAGCCCGTTGACTACTTTTTGCCTGATATTTTCAAGGTGAGCAACGAGGTCGACATGTGCCGACATGTAGCTCGGGGGAGCATCTACAAgttgaaaaaagaaaattaaaattaaagttttattttattttgacTAGTGGTCATTGTACGCCCGACTTACGTTTGAGTGTGTGAATTGTAGAGTGAAACTGGAGGTATTTTTCATATTCCTTCAAGAACTGCAACGCCAGCTGGGGATGAAAGGGCATCGATCGGAGACACCCCTGCGCTGTGCTTCCTGGAATACCTGCAAAGGTGCCCGTGCCGCCTCTAGCAACCCAGGATTGGTACGAGGATGAAATGTTTGCGCAAGCTGTTTGCAACTTGCCGCCCGTGTCCAgtgtcgccgtcgccgccaggATGAGAGTTGCAAATGCCAGCATGTTGGCGTGAACGGTTTTGGCGACTCTGCCAAAGTGGgggcctcaagtgctcctaCAGAGTGCAAGTATTTTGGTCGGTCTTGCCTCTTCTTCACATTCCTTTACAACATGAACAAAACACCAACCTCACGATGCGTGGGTTCGGCATTTTACCAACACTTTGCCCTCACTAGCATGATCAGTCAGAggccgccaagaagatgtGGTTTTCTTTTCCATCCATGGGCGCCAATTCACTACACCAGGCGCGCATGTAGATGCATAGGCGCCGCACCACATTGGCGCTCAACTCATGCGGCATGTTGATGACTGATCTGGCGACAACACTCTCACGCGGCATATATGTCCAACCCGTCACATTACTGCGGCTTCATGTGCTGTGAGATGGCTACAGCCCTTTCCAACGGCATCTACGCCAACCATGGACAAGTATAGCGACCAGCGCAGCTCTACCGCCAACGACTCCGACGTCCACTCCGTCtcgttggagaaggaaggTCTTTTGGACGGGGCTTCAATACACGAATCCAAACCACCCAGGATGCGGTCACAGTCCCGCGTGTACCTCCTTTTGGCTGCCCTCATGGCCGTTGCGAACGTGGTCCTGGGTGCTCTTCTCGTTGCCCAGTTTCGAAGCAGCCAGCAGAAGGCCCATTCTCACCGCCACGACCATCATGAGAAGAAGCCTACTCCGATTCCAATCGGGGGTCTGCCGCAGGTGAATTCGCACCCAGATTGGCTGCCCCCGGAGGAGTGGCGCACCGAGATATTTCGACTCCATGAAATCTACGGAGAGGAACCAGTTGGCACGGCAAAAGAGGCATGGCTGTCGCTGATTCCAAGTGAGTAAACGCCGCGCCCGTGATAATTTCCCCATTCAAAATTCTTGCCTAACGAGGGTTTCCTATACAGAAGGCAAAGGATTCATCGTGGTCAAGAACGACACCGAGCTACCCAACATGCCGGGCCTTCGCCACCCAGAGCACGAACAACATGCGTGCGTGGCGATATTTCACCAATTGCACTGCCTGGTACGTTAATCTCGGACAATGACCCTTCCTGCCTGGCCGCCCCCTTGAAAGAAGCTTTGTGAGCTTGGTCTGACCTGAatctttgccgccgccacacAGTATATCACCTACGCGGCGTATTGGAACGCCCGCGCCGGCAACTTTGACGACATCCCGCCGGAGCATCTCATACACTGCTGGGACTACCTCCGACAAAGCATAATGTGCGCGGGAGACACGTCCTTGGAATGGGTGCATAGGCTGGACAGTCCTCCGGGAGAGACGTCGGGATGGGGCTTCCAGCACACGTGTAAGAACTTTGATGCCATCTTCGACTGGGCAGAGTCGCATAGGTACACTGAGACGGTGGAGATTGACTGACCAGCGTCTTGGGCGAGTCATGTAAGGTATAGCTAGTTTGGAAGAAATGTACCAAGTGCAAATCACTCAACATTCTGCATTGTGTTTGCTTGCGTAGGACCATTATTCATCcgttgggggggggggggttcaTGTAGAATGTCTGAAATTCACCTACTTGTACCCCCCTTTACCTGGAAAATAACAAGAAAAAGCAGAACCTTGATGAGCAGCATCTTGATTATTCTTGACTACTTGTACCACTTGTCAAGGCTGTTTGGGAGCTAGATTGTGCTCATCACCGATGTCAAACGTGCCACGGACGCAAGGTTACATTTCAGGAAAAGATCAAGGTGAGCGGTATTCGGCTCTGGAGCTCAACGCCAACGCGGAAGAAGGGCGGTTTCTTGTTTAAACTTACAGACTGTTGAGCAGATAATTGGTGTGGCTATCCGGGTCCGGGTCACACAGGCATAACAACTTGGTCAACATGGCTCAGAAACATGACACGATTCATTCATCGTTTACACTTGATTCTCGGACGGAGCAGTCTTGGGGTAACTACTGAAGACTCCCGGCTAAGCAGGCCTCGTGCAACGCACTCGTGCTTAATCGGCGCCGATAAAGTAGTCCTCGACGGTCTTGTCCCGTTTATCGGCTCCGATGAAGTAATCTTCAACCGTCTTGTCCCGCTTCTCAGCTCCGATGAAATAGTCTTCAACCGTCTTGTCTCGCTTGTCAGCTCCGATGAAATAATCCTCGACAGTCTTGTCCCGTTTATCCGCCCCAATAAAGTAGTCCTCAACCGTCTTGTCACGCTTGTCCGCCCCAATGAAATAATCTTCAACCGTCTTCCCCTACAACACCAGCATTAGACTCAACATCAATCTCAAGCATCGACTCAACTCACTGGAGTTGGGGCTGCGGCAGCACCGACAGCGAGGGCCGTCACGACAATGGCAGTGGAGAACTTCATGGTGAGAGTGTATTTGCCTCGCTTTCTTAGGGTTTATGATTCGGCCGACGTCGATTGTGCAGCGAGGAATATTCCCGCCAGGCCGTGTGCTGTTATATTCGCAAAGCTCTTCATCTCGGAACACACCTCGGTTTGTCACCCGTGTCGTATCAGGCGCTCATCCCGGAAACCATCTCCCCGGCGAGGAGAAGCTCGCAGCGCGCAAAGCGATGTCATTGGAGGCGCTATGATGAATCAAGTCTTGCCTGGTACCTGTCTTGGGTGAAATGGTGCGCCTGCCTCATCGGGAAATGGCGAGGCGCCTCACGACGTTTTTCCCTTGTTTGGTTCCGGGGCGCCTCGGGTCGCGCCTCGGCTGCAATCACATCTGGCGCTGGTTCCTCGTTTCGAGAAGATGCCACATTATCATGGTTCTGTATGTTGATATGCaggagtctggtctggtatgTCGCGACGAGTCCCAAATAGGCATGTTGGTTGAGCAGGGCATTTGTGGTGCTCCCAAGGGTAAAGCCATCAGCAGGGAAAAGCAGCACCGTGAGATTACACTGCCATTGTCAGAATTCACTTGACTACACAATATTCGTCCGATTTAATTTAACCAAGTCTGCGTCTGTGAGCATGATGGATTTAGCTTGAATTCTATCTCGTGTCTCTTATCATTCTTCATAGTCCAGACGTGTCTTTGGCTTCTGTGCCTGATGAGCTCTCCGTCAGGTATTCATACAAACAAAATGTTCAAATTGGCTCTTTTGTGAATATCCCTCCAATCGCAAGTGACGCAATGGTTCGAGCCGTGCTTGTCCGTCTCCTTCCAACACTCCTCTACCCCGTGGCTGAATTCGCAAAGACTGCCCGTGTCGACGTCAACATGTGACATGCGAGCCACCACATTGCGAAAGACGTCTCGCTGGGAGCCTGATGCGAggctggcgctggtgctgTAAGCCCATGCCAAATACCTCGGGTTTGCTGTGGCAGGGAGCATATCCCACGCCTGCATCGCGCGGCCGATGCTCTGGTGAATCTCGGGGACCCCGGTCAGGGCCCCGGACACGACCGTGTTGAGAAAAATGAGGATAGCATGGCCATATATCAGGGTCTGAATGAGTTCATGAGGAACAACAGCCTTGTCTTGGGGCTCGTCTGGGGACTTGGGCAACATCATGTTGGATATCCTCGCCATTTCTCGGTCCACGACCCCTTCAATGGTATCTGCCTGGCTTACGAGCCCGCGAATGCTAAGGTTACCCTGGGCCTCTTGCTCGCTCTTCTGGATCTCTAGTGACGTGATGTCCATGATGGCAACCATGGCCCACGCCTCGCAGCCGGTGATGGCTTGAAAAGCCGAGCAGAATCCGTCGTCTGTCAGGAGCTTTCGGTGCATGCCGGCCGCGCAAGCCATCTTCTTTTCCACCGCACTACACAGTATGTCATTCCAGATGAAGACGGAAACGAAGAGAGCCTCGGCTTCCAGTTCCATGCGAGAGGGCTGTGGGATAGGCGCAGAGAGTGCCAGCTCAGCGCACCAAGGCGACAGCTCAGGAGTTGTGTAGTGAGTCGGCGCCTCCTTTGGCTGTCCCAGATGGCATGCCAGGCCCGCGTGGAACAAGCATCCCTGTTCAAGAATGACTTGTGTCACGCGCCCAAGATATGACTGGCAACTTCGAATGTTCTTGCCCAGCGCCTAGCGAGTGCGTGTTAGCAACCTTTATGCCGACGTGCTGGAACTCAATATTCTATCCCCACCTCCAAACGAGCGATATGGACTCCGCATATAATCATCTCTCTTTGGG
The DNA window shown above is from Metarhizium brunneum chromosome 1, complete sequence and carries:
- the ustA gene encoding Ribosomally synthesized cyclic peptide ustiloxin B precursosr — its product is MKFSTAIVVTALAVGAAAAPTPGKTVEDYFIGADKRDKTVEDYFIGADKRDKTVEDYFIGADKRDKTVEDYFIGAEKRDKTVEDYFIGADKRDKTVEDYFIGAD
- the ustR gene encoding ustiloxin B cluster transcription factor gives rise to the protein MSASSVGEMVIQDVLMASSVRDTLTVSSSELCTSSHEPTQTDAFLPLSQSQHVSTFDSPGESQPTPVPLDPPFLLDGLWPGEVGHDTFDDLMTPLSPASDDNLDIGLVGFLPLTKPGHLGIDTSENDIYLLVNFMEDSFTRQYSLHQAAPSKRQKSWLLAPMLRSPTFYNTSLSMSAYHLHLSKSCDANARETALRSYQRYREMALQSFERLESTASSTQREMIICGVHIARLEALGKNIRSCQSYLGRVTQVILEQGCLFHAGLACHLGQPKEAPTHYTTPELSPWCAELALSAPIPQPSRMELEAEALFVSVFIWNDILCSAVEKKMACAAGMHRKLLTDDGFCSAFQAITGCEAWAMVAIMDITSLEIQKSEQEAQGNLSIRGLVSQADTIEGVVDREMARISNMMLPKSPDEPQDKAVVPHELIQTLIYGHAILIFLNTVVSGALTGVPEIHQSIGRAMQAWDMLPATANPRYLAWAYSTSASLASGSQRDVFRNVVARMSHVDVDTGSLCEFSHGVEECWKETDKHGSNHCVTCDWRDIHKRANLNILFV
- the ustYa_0 gene encoding Oxidase, translating into MDKYSDQRSSTANDSDVHSVSLEKEGLLDGASIHESKPPRMRSQSRVYLLLAALMAVANVVLGALLVAQFRSSQQKAHSHRHDHHEKKPTPIPIGGLPQVNSHPDWLPPEEWRTEIFRLHEIYGEEPVGTAKEAWLSLIPKGKGFIVVKNDTELPNMPGLRHPEHEQHACVAIFHQLHCLYITYAAYWNARAGNFDDIPPEHLIHCWDYLRQSIMCAGDTSLEWVHRLDSPPGETSGWGFQHTCKNFDAIFDWAESHRYTETVEID
- the ustP_0 gene encoding Peptidase S41 family protein, yielding MLAFATLILAATATLDTGGKLQTACANISSSYQSWVARGGTGTFAGIPGSTAQGCLRSMPFHPQLALQFLKEYEKYLQFHSTIHTLKHAPPSYMSAHVDLVAHLENIRQKVVNGLYSSQFDFDWDLGRSISKANDGHLTLSLCSQRIMHFEHPPPLVSLSTDGLELPSIFTFQDAKLKLAGFPEVSPLVEINGVEAAYFLEANYAIKLGYQDPDARYNHLFASPSANFSGKYSGGAWTSLLGLWPGASNRLLFSNGTTVTVKTTASWPHSNGPMNYPDGKSLFEAACVPHPDSGSAFGSYGGTYGISPQLEAPPSGASVFPDPIVGEQRDRARGYYLDGAGCEDVAVLQVSDFRVGQNATRFASVVGRFVMQAAADGKRKLILDMSGNLGGDIAAGFNLFRVLFPDKPIYPATRFRATELIDFMGRIFSETHKQENVTLDLPFVAPLAVGIDGTTKMGSWGDVYGPHEIMGDQMSSMSGVFDFNLGSTSSDPISGYGDIPLFPEVQLFPANNIILMTDGQCASTCSVVAHLLKEQGVRSIVFGGRPRHGLMQAVGGVRGAQYWALDTISEYVERARHLALAALQTDSPILSRAEMQRFNELAPLPLRDLPLRLDTYEQSGINICNAYSPGDDSIPLQFMYEPADCRLFFTAENYMDPATAWAAAAAAMFLNGSCVDATPAGRQGLSISPAKTMAESVSLHSSRGGLRQKFGAERSPSGKALPLPRWAA